The Oncorhynchus tshawytscha isolate Ot180627B linkage group LG18, Otsh_v2.0, whole genome shotgun sequence genome has a window encoding:
- the LOC112217387 gene encoding serine/threonine-protein phosphatase 4 regulatory subunit 3 isoform X3 has protein sequence MTDTRRRVKVYTLNEDRQWDDRGTGHVSSGYVERLKGMSLLVRAESDGSLLLESKINPNTAYQKQQDTLIVWSEAENYDLALSFQEKAGCDEIWEKICQVQGKDPSVDITQELVDESEEERFDDMSSPGLELPPCELGHLEELAELVASSLPSPLRREKLALAVENEGYIRKLLELFRQCEDLENADGLHHIYEIVKGIFLLNRTALFEVMFSEECIMDVIGCLEHDPALDGLPRRHRDFLTKTARFKEVIPIGDPELRAKIHQTYRVQYIQDMVLPTPSVFEENMLSTLHSFIFFNKVEIVGMLQDDEKFLTDLFAQLTDEATDDDKRHELVNFLKEFCAFSQTLQPQNRDTFFKTLSNMGILPALEVILGMDDVQVRGAATDIFSYLVEYNPSMVREFIMQESQQNDDDILLINLIIEHMICDSDPELGGAVQLMGLLRTLVDPENMMATANKTEKTEFLSFFYKHCMHVLSAPLLANTTDDKPSRDDFQTSQLLALILELLTFCVEHHTYHIKNYIINKDILRRVLVLTASQHAFLALCALRFMRRIIGLKDEFYNRYIMKNFLFEPVVKAFLNNGARYNLMNSAIIEMFEYVRVEDVKSLTAHIVENYWKSLEDVDYVQTFKGLKLRYEQQRERQDNPKLDSMRSILRNHRFRRDARTLDDDEEMWFNADEEELEDCEAVVPPSDNKITKACGGAGENEDLMDPISKFMERKKLKDFDDKEVLGKSSSLSGRQSPSFKLSFSGSTTKTSLSSPPASLRPGSPGSGAKGSPPTAATVTTKVGLVDYPDDDEEDEEEVGGESKEETPPLSKKSKLSS, from the exons GTTCCCTACTGCTCGAGTCGAAAATCAACCCAAACACAGCCTACCAGAAACAACAG GACACATTGATAGTGTGGTCGGAGGCAGAGAACTATGACCTGGCCCTCAGCTTCCAGGAGAAGGCCGGCTGCGATGAGATCTGGGAAAAAATCTGTCAG GTCCAGGGCAAGGACCCGTCAGTGGACATCACACAAGAGCTGGTGGACGAATCGGAGGAGGAGCGCTTTGATGACATGTCCTCCCCAGGCCTCGAACTCCCTCCCTGCGAGCTGGGCCACCTTGAGGAGCTCGCCGAGCTAGTGgcctcatccctcccctcccccttacGCCGCGAGAAACTAGCCCTGGCTGTGGAGAACGAGGGCTACATCCGCAAACTCCTGGAGCTCTTCCGCCAGTGCGAGGACTTGGAAAACGCAGACGGCCTCCACCACATATACGAGATCGTCAAGGGCATCTTCCTGCTAAACCGCACGGCCCTCTTCGAGGTCATGTTCTCTGAGGAGTGCATCATGGATGTGATTGGCTGCCTGGAGCATGACCCTGCGCTGGATGGGTTGCCGCGGCGCCACCGTGACTTCCTCACCAAGACGGCGCGCTTCAAGGAGGTCATCCCTATCGGTGACCCCGAGCTGCGGGCCAAGATCCACCAGACGTACCGCGTGCAGTACATCCAGGACATGGTGCTGCCCACGCCGTCGGTGTTCGAGGAGAACATGCTCTCTACATTGCACTCTTTCATCTTCTTCAACAAGGTGGAGATTGTGGGTATGCTGCAG GACGACGAGAAGTTCCTGACAGACCTCTTTGCACAGCTCACAGATGAGGCTACCGACGATGACAAGAGACACGAACTG GTAAACTTTCTAAAGGAGTTCTGCGCCTTCTCACAAACGTTACAACCTCAAAACAGAGACACCTTCTTCAAGACACTGTCAAACATGGGAATTCTCCCTGCACTAGAGGTTATACTG GGGATGGATGATGTGCAGGTGCGCGGCGCAGCCACCGATATCTTCTCCTATCTGGTGGAGTACAACCCCTCTATGGTACGAGAGTTTATCATGCAGGAGTCCCAGCAGAACGACGAT GACATCCTGCTGATCAACCTGATCATCGAGCACATGATCTGTGACTCGGACCCGGAGCTGGGCGGCGCCGTACAGCTGATGGGTCTGCTACGCACCCTGGTGGATCCTGAAAACATGATGGCTACCGCCAAT aAAACGGAGAAGACAGAGTTCCTGAGCTTCTTCTACAAGCACTGCATGCatgtcctctctgctcctctactGGCCAACACCACGGATGACAAGCCCAGTAGAG ATGACTTCCAGACGTCTCAGCTGCTGGCGCTGATCCTGGAGCTGCTGACGTTCTGCGTGGAGCACCACACCTACCACATCAAGAACTACATCATCAACAAGGACATCCTCCGTAGGGTCCTGGTGCTCACTGCCTCACAGCACGCCTTCCTGGCCCTCT GCGCGCTGCGCTTCATGAGGCGGATCATCGGGCTGAAGGACGAGTTCTACAACCGCTACATCATGAAGAACTTCCTGTTTGAGCCGGTGGTCAAGGCCTTCCTCAACAACGGCGCCCGCTACAATCTCATGAATTCAGCCATCATCGAGATGTTTGAATATGTCCGCGTG GAGGATGTGAAGTCCCTGACGGCCCACATAGTGGAGAACTACTGGAAGTCCCTGGAGGATGTGGACTACGTGCAGACCTTTAAAGGACTGAAGCTGCGCtacgaacagcagagggagaggcaggacaaCCCCAAACTGGACAG CATGCGGTCGATCCTGAGGAACCACCGGTTCCGGCGTGATGCGCGAACGCTGGACGATGATGAGGAGATGTGGTTCAACGCGGACGAGGAAGAGCTTGAGGACTGCGAGGCGGTGGTGCCCCCCTCGGACAACAAGATCACCAAAGCGTGCGGTGGCGCCGGCGAGAATGAGGACCTCATGGACCCCATCAGCAAGTTCATGGAAAGGAAGAAAC TGAAAGACTTCGATGACAAGGAAGTCCTGGGCAAGTCCAGTAGTCTGTCAGGCCGCCAGAGCCCCAGCTTCAAACTCTCCTTCTCCGGCTCCACCACCAAGACCAGCCTGTCCAGCCCGCCCGCATCGCTGCGCCCCGGCTCACCTGGGTCAGGGGCCAAGGGCTCGCCCCCGACAGCAGCCACAGTCACCACAAAG GTGGGGCTGGTGGACTACCCCGATGACGACGAAGAAGACGAAGAGGAGGTGGGTGGCGAGAGTAAAGAAGAGACTCCGCCCTTGTCCAAGAAGTCCAAGCTTAGCTCCTAA
- the LOC112217387 gene encoding serine/threonine-protein phosphatase 4 regulatory subunit 3 isoform X2, which produces MTDTRRRVKVYTLNEDRQWDDRGTGHVSSGYVERLKGMSLLVRAESDGESGSLLLESKINPNTAYQKQQDTLIVWSEAENYDLALSFQEKAGCDEIWEKICQVQGKDPSVDITQELVDESEEERFDDMSSPGLELPPCELGHLEELAELVASSLPSPLRREKLALAVENEGYIRKLLELFRQCEDLENADGLHHIYEIVKGIFLLNRTALFEVMFSEECIMDVIGCLEHDPALDGLPRRHRDFLTKTARFKEVIPIGDPELRAKIHQTYRVQYIQDMVLPTPSVFEENMLSTLHSFIFFNKVEIVGMLQDDEKFLTDLFAQLTDEATDDDKRHELVNFLKEFCAFSQTLQPQNRDTFFKTLSNMGILPALEVILGMDDVQVRGAATDIFSYLVEYNPSMVREFIMQESQQNDDDILLINLIIEHMICDSDPELGGAVQLMGLLRTLVDPENMMATANKTEKTEFLSFFYKHCMHVLSAPLLANTTDDKPSRDDFQTSQLLALILELLTFCVEHHTYHIKNYIINKDILRRVLVLTASQHAFLALCALRFMRRIIGLKDEFYNRYIMKNFLFEPVVKAFLNNGARYNLMNSAIIEMFEYVRVDVKSLTAHIVENYWKSLEDVDYVQTFKGLKLRYEQQRERQDNPKLDSMRSILRNHRFRRDARTLDDDEEMWFNADEEELEDCEAVVPPSDNKITKACGGAGENEDLMDPISKFMERKKLKDFDDKEVLGKSSSLSGRQSPSFKLSFSGSTTKTSLSSPPASLRPGSPGSGAKGSPPTAATVTTKVGLVDYPDDDEEDEEEVGGESKEETPPLSKKSKLSS; this is translated from the exons GTTCCCTACTGCTCGAGTCGAAAATCAACCCAAACACAGCCTACCAGAAACAACAG GACACATTGATAGTGTGGTCGGAGGCAGAGAACTATGACCTGGCCCTCAGCTTCCAGGAGAAGGCCGGCTGCGATGAGATCTGGGAAAAAATCTGTCAG GTCCAGGGCAAGGACCCGTCAGTGGACATCACACAAGAGCTGGTGGACGAATCGGAGGAGGAGCGCTTTGATGACATGTCCTCCCCAGGCCTCGAACTCCCTCCCTGCGAGCTGGGCCACCTTGAGGAGCTCGCCGAGCTAGTGgcctcatccctcccctcccccttacGCCGCGAGAAACTAGCCCTGGCTGTGGAGAACGAGGGCTACATCCGCAAACTCCTGGAGCTCTTCCGCCAGTGCGAGGACTTGGAAAACGCAGACGGCCTCCACCACATATACGAGATCGTCAAGGGCATCTTCCTGCTAAACCGCACGGCCCTCTTCGAGGTCATGTTCTCTGAGGAGTGCATCATGGATGTGATTGGCTGCCTGGAGCATGACCCTGCGCTGGATGGGTTGCCGCGGCGCCACCGTGACTTCCTCACCAAGACGGCGCGCTTCAAGGAGGTCATCCCTATCGGTGACCCCGAGCTGCGGGCCAAGATCCACCAGACGTACCGCGTGCAGTACATCCAGGACATGGTGCTGCCCACGCCGTCGGTGTTCGAGGAGAACATGCTCTCTACATTGCACTCTTTCATCTTCTTCAACAAGGTGGAGATTGTGGGTATGCTGCAG GACGACGAGAAGTTCCTGACAGACCTCTTTGCACAGCTCACAGATGAGGCTACCGACGATGACAAGAGACACGAACTG GTAAACTTTCTAAAGGAGTTCTGCGCCTTCTCACAAACGTTACAACCTCAAAACAGAGACACCTTCTTCAAGACACTGTCAAACATGGGAATTCTCCCTGCACTAGAGGTTATACTG GGGATGGATGATGTGCAGGTGCGCGGCGCAGCCACCGATATCTTCTCCTATCTGGTGGAGTACAACCCCTCTATGGTACGAGAGTTTATCATGCAGGAGTCCCAGCAGAACGACGAT GACATCCTGCTGATCAACCTGATCATCGAGCACATGATCTGTGACTCGGACCCGGAGCTGGGCGGCGCCGTACAGCTGATGGGTCTGCTACGCACCCTGGTGGATCCTGAAAACATGATGGCTACCGCCAAT aAAACGGAGAAGACAGAGTTCCTGAGCTTCTTCTACAAGCACTGCATGCatgtcctctctgctcctctactGGCCAACACCACGGATGACAAGCCCAGTAGAG ATGACTTCCAGACGTCTCAGCTGCTGGCGCTGATCCTGGAGCTGCTGACGTTCTGCGTGGAGCACCACACCTACCACATCAAGAACTACATCATCAACAAGGACATCCTCCGTAGGGTCCTGGTGCTCACTGCCTCACAGCACGCCTTCCTGGCCCTCT GCGCGCTGCGCTTCATGAGGCGGATCATCGGGCTGAAGGACGAGTTCTACAACCGCTACATCATGAAGAACTTCCTGTTTGAGCCGGTGGTCAAGGCCTTCCTCAACAACGGCGCCCGCTACAATCTCATGAATTCAGCCATCATCGAGATGTTTGAATATGTCCGCGTG GATGTGAAGTCCCTGACGGCCCACATAGTGGAGAACTACTGGAAGTCCCTGGAGGATGTGGACTACGTGCAGACCTTTAAAGGACTGAAGCTGCGCtacgaacagcagagggagaggcaggacaaCCCCAAACTGGACAG CATGCGGTCGATCCTGAGGAACCACCGGTTCCGGCGTGATGCGCGAACGCTGGACGATGATGAGGAGATGTGGTTCAACGCGGACGAGGAAGAGCTTGAGGACTGCGAGGCGGTGGTGCCCCCCTCGGACAACAAGATCACCAAAGCGTGCGGTGGCGCCGGCGAGAATGAGGACCTCATGGACCCCATCAGCAAGTTCATGGAAAGGAAGAAAC TGAAAGACTTCGATGACAAGGAAGTCCTGGGCAAGTCCAGTAGTCTGTCAGGCCGCCAGAGCCCCAGCTTCAAACTCTCCTTCTCCGGCTCCACCACCAAGACCAGCCTGTCCAGCCCGCCCGCATCGCTGCGCCCCGGCTCACCTGGGTCAGGGGCCAAGGGCTCGCCCCCGACAGCAGCCACAGTCACCACAAAG GTGGGGCTGGTGGACTACCCCGATGACGACGAAGAAGACGAAGAGGAGGTGGGTGGCGAGAGTAAAGAAGAGACTCCGCCCTTGTCCAAGAAGTCCAAGCTTAGCTCCTAA
- the LOC112217387 gene encoding serine/threonine-protein phosphatase 4 regulatory subunit 3 isoform X1: protein MTDTRRRVKVYTLNEDRQWDDRGTGHVSSGYVERLKGMSLLVRAESDGESGSLLLESKINPNTAYQKQQDTLIVWSEAENYDLALSFQEKAGCDEIWEKICQVQGKDPSVDITQELVDESEEERFDDMSSPGLELPPCELGHLEELAELVASSLPSPLRREKLALAVENEGYIRKLLELFRQCEDLENADGLHHIYEIVKGIFLLNRTALFEVMFSEECIMDVIGCLEHDPALDGLPRRHRDFLTKTARFKEVIPIGDPELRAKIHQTYRVQYIQDMVLPTPSVFEENMLSTLHSFIFFNKVEIVGMLQDDEKFLTDLFAQLTDEATDDDKRHELVNFLKEFCAFSQTLQPQNRDTFFKTLSNMGILPALEVILGMDDVQVRGAATDIFSYLVEYNPSMVREFIMQESQQNDDDILLINLIIEHMICDSDPELGGAVQLMGLLRTLVDPENMMATANKTEKTEFLSFFYKHCMHVLSAPLLANTTDDKPSRDDFQTSQLLALILELLTFCVEHHTYHIKNYIINKDILRRVLVLTASQHAFLALCALRFMRRIIGLKDEFYNRYIMKNFLFEPVVKAFLNNGARYNLMNSAIIEMFEYVRVEDVKSLTAHIVENYWKSLEDVDYVQTFKGLKLRYEQQRERQDNPKLDSMRSILRNHRFRRDARTLDDDEEMWFNADEEELEDCEAVVPPSDNKITKACGGAGENEDLMDPISKFMERKKLKDFDDKEVLGKSSSLSGRQSPSFKLSFSGSTTKTSLSSPPASLRPGSPGSGAKGSPPTAATVTTKVGLVDYPDDDEEDEEEVGGESKEETPPLSKKSKLSS from the exons GTTCCCTACTGCTCGAGTCGAAAATCAACCCAAACACAGCCTACCAGAAACAACAG GACACATTGATAGTGTGGTCGGAGGCAGAGAACTATGACCTGGCCCTCAGCTTCCAGGAGAAGGCCGGCTGCGATGAGATCTGGGAAAAAATCTGTCAG GTCCAGGGCAAGGACCCGTCAGTGGACATCACACAAGAGCTGGTGGACGAATCGGAGGAGGAGCGCTTTGATGACATGTCCTCCCCAGGCCTCGAACTCCCTCCCTGCGAGCTGGGCCACCTTGAGGAGCTCGCCGAGCTAGTGgcctcatccctcccctcccccttacGCCGCGAGAAACTAGCCCTGGCTGTGGAGAACGAGGGCTACATCCGCAAACTCCTGGAGCTCTTCCGCCAGTGCGAGGACTTGGAAAACGCAGACGGCCTCCACCACATATACGAGATCGTCAAGGGCATCTTCCTGCTAAACCGCACGGCCCTCTTCGAGGTCATGTTCTCTGAGGAGTGCATCATGGATGTGATTGGCTGCCTGGAGCATGACCCTGCGCTGGATGGGTTGCCGCGGCGCCACCGTGACTTCCTCACCAAGACGGCGCGCTTCAAGGAGGTCATCCCTATCGGTGACCCCGAGCTGCGGGCCAAGATCCACCAGACGTACCGCGTGCAGTACATCCAGGACATGGTGCTGCCCACGCCGTCGGTGTTCGAGGAGAACATGCTCTCTACATTGCACTCTTTCATCTTCTTCAACAAGGTGGAGATTGTGGGTATGCTGCAG GACGACGAGAAGTTCCTGACAGACCTCTTTGCACAGCTCACAGATGAGGCTACCGACGATGACAAGAGACACGAACTG GTAAACTTTCTAAAGGAGTTCTGCGCCTTCTCACAAACGTTACAACCTCAAAACAGAGACACCTTCTTCAAGACACTGTCAAACATGGGAATTCTCCCTGCACTAGAGGTTATACTG GGGATGGATGATGTGCAGGTGCGCGGCGCAGCCACCGATATCTTCTCCTATCTGGTGGAGTACAACCCCTCTATGGTACGAGAGTTTATCATGCAGGAGTCCCAGCAGAACGACGAT GACATCCTGCTGATCAACCTGATCATCGAGCACATGATCTGTGACTCGGACCCGGAGCTGGGCGGCGCCGTACAGCTGATGGGTCTGCTACGCACCCTGGTGGATCCTGAAAACATGATGGCTACCGCCAAT aAAACGGAGAAGACAGAGTTCCTGAGCTTCTTCTACAAGCACTGCATGCatgtcctctctgctcctctactGGCCAACACCACGGATGACAAGCCCAGTAGAG ATGACTTCCAGACGTCTCAGCTGCTGGCGCTGATCCTGGAGCTGCTGACGTTCTGCGTGGAGCACCACACCTACCACATCAAGAACTACATCATCAACAAGGACATCCTCCGTAGGGTCCTGGTGCTCACTGCCTCACAGCACGCCTTCCTGGCCCTCT GCGCGCTGCGCTTCATGAGGCGGATCATCGGGCTGAAGGACGAGTTCTACAACCGCTACATCATGAAGAACTTCCTGTTTGAGCCGGTGGTCAAGGCCTTCCTCAACAACGGCGCCCGCTACAATCTCATGAATTCAGCCATCATCGAGATGTTTGAATATGTCCGCGTG GAGGATGTGAAGTCCCTGACGGCCCACATAGTGGAGAACTACTGGAAGTCCCTGGAGGATGTGGACTACGTGCAGACCTTTAAAGGACTGAAGCTGCGCtacgaacagcagagggagaggcaggacaaCCCCAAACTGGACAG CATGCGGTCGATCCTGAGGAACCACCGGTTCCGGCGTGATGCGCGAACGCTGGACGATGATGAGGAGATGTGGTTCAACGCGGACGAGGAAGAGCTTGAGGACTGCGAGGCGGTGGTGCCCCCCTCGGACAACAAGATCACCAAAGCGTGCGGTGGCGCCGGCGAGAATGAGGACCTCATGGACCCCATCAGCAAGTTCATGGAAAGGAAGAAAC TGAAAGACTTCGATGACAAGGAAGTCCTGGGCAAGTCCAGTAGTCTGTCAGGCCGCCAGAGCCCCAGCTTCAAACTCTCCTTCTCCGGCTCCACCACCAAGACCAGCCTGTCCAGCCCGCCCGCATCGCTGCGCCCCGGCTCACCTGGGTCAGGGGCCAAGGGCTCGCCCCCGACAGCAGCCACAGTCACCACAAAG GTGGGGCTGGTGGACTACCCCGATGACGACGAAGAAGACGAAGAGGAGGTGGGTGGCGAGAGTAAAGAAGAGACTCCGCCCTTGTCCAAGAAGTCCAAGCTTAGCTCCTAA